From the genome of Halomonas sp. MCCC 1A13316, one region includes:
- a CDS encoding GGDEF domain-containing protein, with protein sequence MKETLLQAVEADLFRPWYRLRFSAVVEARFMADTSARRRRHLLIAGIVALVIYDLYIFNDYVIRPESMQTAAWIRFGLMTPLAILALYCVRLRLPPAIREATMAATLVLGMLCSSLIFYLSKSPYSFLDTFSFGLILVVGNILFSLRFSFALVSSLLCGVIMAAFVVPYDHTDSAVKINTLVLFVSSAVFTLLANFRLEASERQSYLLLLREQLRANAALHDNRALTKISITDPLTGVANRRHFDTMLELRWDEALAENTLLGMLVIDIDHFKSYNDHYGHLKGDACLRQVAQEMQNHIRNEVDLVVRYGGEEFVVLLPNASASSTMRAAQRIRQGIEALAIPRAGPGVITVSVGAAALRPHKSMESATLLSIADAALFQAKRAGRNRSVLAPLQDGPLPA encoded by the coding sequence GTGAAAGAAACCCTGCTGCAAGCCGTGGAAGCGGACCTGTTCAGGCCCTGGTATCGTCTGCGCTTCAGTGCCGTGGTGGAAGCCCGCTTCATGGCCGACACCTCCGCTCGTCGCAGGCGCCATTTGCTGATCGCCGGCATCGTGGCACTGGTGATCTACGATCTTTATATCTTCAATGACTACGTCATTCGTCCAGAGTCGATGCAAACCGCTGCCTGGATTCGCTTCGGCCTGATGACCCCCTTGGCTATCTTGGCCCTCTACTGTGTACGCCTTCGCCTGCCCCCGGCCATACGTGAAGCGACGATGGCCGCTACCCTGGTCTTGGGAATGCTGTGTTCCAGCCTGATCTTCTACCTGTCCAAGTCACCCTATTCGTTTCTCGATACCTTCTCGTTCGGCCTGATTCTGGTGGTGGGCAATATTCTCTTTTCGCTGCGCTTCAGCTTCGCCCTCGTCTCATCACTTCTCTGCGGGGTTATCATGGCGGCTTTCGTGGTGCCCTACGATCACACTGATAGTGCAGTAAAAATCAATACGCTGGTTCTCTTTGTCTCGAGTGCCGTCTTTACCTTGCTGGCCAACTTCCGCCTGGAAGCCAGCGAGCGCCAATCCTACCTGCTGCTGCTACGCGAGCAGCTCAGGGCCAACGCTGCGCTTCATGACAACCGGGCCCTGACCAAGATTTCCATTACCGACCCGCTGACCGGCGTCGCCAACCGACGCCACTTCGATACCATGCTGGAGCTGCGTTGGGACGAGGCACTCGCCGAGAACACCCTGCTTGGCATGCTGGTCATCGATATCGATCACTTCAAGAGTTACAACGACCATTACGGCCACCTGAAGGGAGACGCCTGCCTGCGCCAGGTCGCCCAGGAGATGCAGAACCATATCCGAAATGAGGTCGATTTGGTGGTGCGCTATGGTGGGGAGGAGTTCGTCGTGCTGCTGCCGAACGCCTCGGCCTCTTCGACGATGCGCGCCGCCCAACGCATCCGGCAGGGCATCGAGGCACTCGCCATTCCCCGGGCAGGCCCGGGGGTGATCACCGTAAGCGTCGGCGCGGCCGCCCTGAGACCACATAAATCGATGGAGTCCGCGACGTTGCTCTCGATTGCCGACGCGGCACTCTTCCAGGCCAAACGTGCGGGGCGAAACCGCAGCGTGCTGGCACCGCTGCAGGATGGGCCGCTACCCGCATGA
- a CDS encoding glutaredoxin family protein — translation MAHGQTAGRDKQAQLYRMVMEEHLCPFGLKSKDLLERQGFEVEDHHLTTREEAEEFKEKHDVDTTPQAFIDGQRIGGYDELREHFGLDSPGEDETTYQPVIALFATALLMGLAVSWTATGSLMSARMPEYFVAIAMALLGLQKLKDVESFSTMFLNYDLLAQRQVRYGYVYPYAETLAGILMLGGALVWLAAPVALFIGTVGAVSVFKAVYIDKRELKCACVGGDSQVPLGFVSLTENLIMVGMGIWMPLRMYVL, via the coding sequence ATGGCTCATGGACAGACGGCAGGACGGGACAAGCAGGCCCAGCTCTATCGCATGGTCATGGAAGAGCACCTGTGCCCCTTCGGCCTGAAGAGCAAGGACCTGCTGGAGCGCCAGGGGTTCGAAGTCGAGGATCACCACCTGACCACGCGCGAGGAGGCGGAGGAATTCAAGGAGAAGCATGACGTCGATACGACACCTCAGGCCTTCATCGACGGCCAGCGCATCGGCGGTTATGACGAGCTGCGAGAGCATTTTGGCCTGGACTCGCCGGGAGAGGATGAGACCACCTACCAGCCGGTGATCGCGCTGTTTGCCACGGCGCTGCTGATGGGGCTTGCCGTAAGCTGGACCGCGACCGGCTCGCTGATGAGCGCGAGGATGCCGGAGTACTTCGTGGCCATCGCCATGGCCTTGCTGGGGCTGCAGAAGCTCAAGGACGTGGAGAGCTTCAGCACCATGTTCCTCAACTACGATCTGCTGGCTCAGCGCCAGGTGCGCTATGGCTATGTCTATCCCTATGCCGAGACGCTGGCGGGGATCCTGATGCTGGGCGGTGCCCTGGTCTGGCTGGCCGCACCCGTGGCGCTGTTCATCGGTACGGTGGGCGCCGTCTCGGTGTTCAAGGCAGTTTATATCGACAAGCGCGAACTCAAGTGCGCCTGCGTCGGCGGTGACAGCCAAGTACCGTTGGGCTTCGTCTCGTTGACCGAGAACCTGATCATGGTCGGCATGGGCATCTGGATGCCGCTGCGCATGTACGTGCTATAG
- a CDS encoding carbohydrate ABC transporter permease: MNQASTLAAVKRFVIRVPSLETVAAWLLAIVWIFPLLYAIWAAFHPSAYMVRFDLLAPLTLENFADAWAQAPFARYYLNTFLLVTGVVLAQFVVCTLAGFAFARFPIPGRDFLFMLVLIQLFVFPEVLIVENYRIASGLGLVDTITGIGLPYVASAFGIFLLRQTFKTIPRELEEAARVEGLGWMAILLKVYVPLAKPTYLAYGLVSISHHWNNFLWPLVVTNSVESRPLTVGLGIFSAPETGVNWATVSAATLLSIAPLLVAFLLFQRQFVQSFLRAGIR, from the coding sequence GAACCAGGCCAGCACTCTCGCTGCCGTCAAGCGATTCGTGATCCGGGTGCCGAGCCTCGAGACGGTCGCTGCCTGGCTGCTGGCTATCGTCTGGATCTTTCCACTGCTTTACGCGATCTGGGCCGCCTTTCATCCATCGGCCTACATGGTGCGCTTCGACCTGCTCGCCCCGCTGACGCTGGAGAACTTCGCCGACGCCTGGGCCCAGGCGCCGTTTGCTCGCTATTACCTCAACACCTTCCTGCTGGTCACCGGCGTGGTGCTGGCGCAGTTCGTGGTCTGCACCCTGGCGGGGTTCGCCTTTGCCCGCTTCCCTATTCCCGGCAGGGATTTCCTGTTCATGCTGGTGCTGATCCAGCTGTTCGTCTTTCCCGAGGTGCTGATCGTCGAGAACTACCGCATCGCCAGTGGCCTGGGGCTGGTCGACACCATCACCGGCATCGGGCTGCCGTACGTCGCCAGCGCCTTCGGCATCTTCCTGTTGCGACAGACCTTCAAGACCATTCCGCGTGAACTGGAGGAGGCCGCCAGAGTGGAGGGCTTGGGCTGGATGGCGATCCTGCTCAAGGTCTACGTGCCCTTGGCCAAGCCCACCTACCTGGCCTACGGCCTGGTCTCGATCAGCCACCACTGGAATAACTTCCTGTGGCCGCTGGTGGTGACCAACTCGGTGGAGAGCCGCCCGCTTACCGTGGGGCTGGGCATCTTCTCGGCGCCGGAAACCGGCGTCAACTGGGCCACCGTCAGTGCCGCCACGCTGCTCAGCATCGCGCCGCTGCTGGTCGCCTTCCTGCTGTTCCAGCGCCAGTTCGTGCAATCGTTCCTCAGGGCGGGAATTCGCTGA